In Ammospiza caudacuta isolate bAmmCau1 chromosome 33, bAmmCau1.pri, whole genome shotgun sequence, the genomic stretch GGCCGATTCTGGGCCGGCACCGACGCTGGTCCCGCGGCTCCTTCGCCACCAGAgcgtccccaaggtgtccccaaggtgtcaccAGTGACCATGGAGCCCCAAGAGGTGCGATGGGACGGGGAGGGGACCGGGGACTGGCGCGGGGTgctggaggggacagcagagggtgGCAGAGGCTACGAGGGAAGTGGCAGAGGGAACGAGggagggacagacggacagcagagccctccagggAGGGGCACAAAGGGGAACCCTCGGGGGCAGGGGGCCACCTCAGGATGCCACAAGTGCTACCAGGTCCCTGACACCTTTGCTGTCCcgtccccagctgtccctggccATGCTGCAGGCACAGGTCAGGGTGGTGTCCACCCTGGGCGAGCTGCTGGACACCCTGCCCAGGCGGGAGGAgaaggagatgctgctgctcgAGTGCCTAAAGCGCCTGTACAGGGGCCTGGAGGAATTCACCAAGGAGCTGCGGGTCACCCTGCGCTGCACTGATGACACCTGGAAGCGCTGCATTGTCACCGATGATGGTGATGGCGGTGTCACCTCCCTGAGCCAGGCCCTGGCCGCCTACAGGAGCACCCCACGGACCACCCAGGACCGTGTGGCAATGGCGGCCCGTGAGTGGCATCAGGTGGTGTCTGTGCTTGTGGACAGGTGGGCCCAGCTCAACAGGAAGGCCTCTGAGCTCCGTGACACCTGGAGCGAGGTGGCCACTGAGGCAATGACTGCCgagctcagggagctgcaggccaAGGCTGTCCGCGATGGGACGTCTGAGGAACAGATGGTGGAGCTGGGTCAGGCTCAGGGAGGAGGGGGCCGAGGTGgcgggaggagggaggagggggccAAGGTGGCGGCCAGGGCTGAATTCCCGGTTAGAGAAGGGGCCAGGGTGGCTGCCAGGGAGGCAACAAGGGCAACCATGGTGAGAGAACAGCTGGAGGTGGCCCTGTGGCCGCTGGAGCGCTTGGTGGCCGCGTGTGTCGAAGCCACCGCGTTCCCTCgggagctgctgttcctgctcgGGGACATCAAGGCCACCCTAGAGGCGTCCCCCGATGTCCCCGATGCCTTGGTGGCCAAGGTGGCCGAGGCCGAGCCACTGTGGGAGGCCAACACCCACCTGGCCAAGGGTCACCTGCTGGGGATAATTGATGACATCCTCAACTACTATAGCAAGGGTGGCCGTGCCAGGCCCAGTGCCCGTGAGGTGGACAAGTGGTGCCAAATAGCCATGGAGGACGTCTCAAGGCTCCTTCGACCCCTGGAGCGTCCCCAGCGCATCCTGAAGTTGTCCGAAGTGAGTGTGGAGCTCCGTAAGGTGCaacaggggagcagggagaggcgACAGAGGGGACACGGTACGGGGGaatgggggatgtggggataTGGGGCGGGAGGGGACGGGGgggtggcaggggtggcagcagggacaagaGGCTGACAAAGGGACGGAGGGGTCCAATGGCACCCCTTGGGGGAAGGAAGGCACCCCAGGAGGCCACAAGTGCCACCATGTCCCTGACACCTCCCCTGTCCGTTCCCCAGCTGTCCCCGGCCCCGCTGCAGGCACAGGTCACCGTGGTGTCCACCCTGGGCGAGCTGCTGGACACCCTGCCCAGGCGGGAcgaggagatgctgctgctgctgatgcccCCGGGGTGCCTGCACGAGGACCTGAGCAAATTCaccagggagctgtgggaaaCCATGCGGTGCGCTAACTGCGTCTGGTCCCACTGCTACGACCCCGACAGTGTCGCTTACCGCGTCACCTCCCTGAGCCGCGCCCTGGCCGCCTACGAGAGCACGCCGTGGACCACCTGGCGCAACGTGACGATGACAGCCCGCGCGTGGCCCGTGTGGGTGCTGGCGGACAGCTGGGATGAGGTGGCCAGGAGGGCCGCCAAGCTCCGCGACGCCTGCAGGGCGGTGGTCGCTGAGGCGGCCTCTGAGGAGGCCACCGCCACCACCCGAGTGAGGAAGCTGCGGGAGAAGGCTGCCCGTGATGGGACAGCGCAGGAAAACGTGGCGGGGCTGGGTCAGGCCCTGGGCGGGGAGAAGGGGGCCGAGGTGGTGGCCGGGCACGGAGGCCAGGTGAGGGAACAGGCCACGGTGGCGGCCACCCAGGCAACCAGGGCCATCAGGAGGAGACAGCGGCTGGAGgcggccctggggctgctggagcgcTTGGTGGCCGCGTGTGACGAAGCCACCGCGTTCCCCCGGGAGCTGCAGCGCAGGGTTGGGGACATCGAGACCGCCCTGGAGGACACAAATGAGGCGTCCCCCAAAGTCCCCGAGGACTTGGTGGCCAAGGTGGCCGAGGCCGAGTGGCTGTGGGAGGCCACCACCTGCCTGGGCAAGGATCACCTGCTGGGGGCAGTTGATCACATCGTCAAGTTCTGTTTCAATTTTGGTGACAATAGCTATACCGGGGTGGACGAGCGGTGCCGAAGAGCCATGAAGGACATCCCAAGGCTCCTTCGACCCCGAGAgcgtccccaaggtgtccccaaggcgTTCCCACTGAGCAAGGAGCTCCAAGAGGTGCGACAGGGCAAGGGGGGAAAGAGGGACATGCGAGGGACACAGAGGATGGACGGGGgtggcagagggacagcagTGGCGGCAGGGCGGTGGCAGAGGGGACAAGAGGCTgacagagggatggagggaataAAGGAGACCTCTTGGGGGCTGGGGGCCACCCCAGGAGGCCGCAAGTGCCACCAGGTCCCTGACACCTCCCCTGTCCGTTCCCCAGCTgttcctggccctgctgcagccacaggtcaCCGTGGTGGCCACCCTGGGCGAGCTGCTGGACACCCTGCCCAGGCGGGACGAGGAGATGCTGGTGTTGATGTCCCCAGGGTGCCCGTACTGGGATCTGGAGGAATTCACCAATGACCTCTGGGCCACCATGAGCTGTATTGATGACACCTGCAGGCGCCACAATGTCACCTCCGATGACGGTGAccctgtcacctccctgagCCGGGCTCTGGCCGCCTACAAGAgcaccccagggacaccccgGAAGCGTGTGACAACGGCCGCCAGCGAGTGGCACCAGTCAGTGGATACGCTCGAGCAGAGCTGGGCCCaggtggccaggaaggccagCGAGCTCCGTGACATCTACAGGAAGGTGGCCTCTGAAGCGGCCAAAAGAGCGGCCACCACCGCCGCCCGCGCCAGGGGTCTGAAGGCCTGGGTTGCACTTTATGGCACAGCTCAGGAAAACGTGGTGGAGCTGGATcaggccctgggctgggagggcaagTTCAGGAGAAAGGCCGTGGTGGCTGCCAGCGAGGCGACGAGGGCCACCACGGTGACACAGCAGCTGGAGgcggccctggggctgctgcagcgcTTGGTGGCCGCGTGTGACAAAGCCACCGCGTTCCCCCGGGAGCTGCAGCGCAGGCTTGGGGACATCGAGGCCGCCCTGGAGGGGACAAATGAAGCTTCCCCCGAT encodes the following:
- the LOC131570181 gene encoding uncharacterized protein LOC131570181, giving the protein MEPQELSLAMLQAQVRVVSTLGELLDTLPRREEKEMLLLECLKRLYRGLEEFTKELRVTLRCTDDTWKRCIVTDDGDGGVTSLSQALAAYRSTPRTTQDRVAMAAREWHQVVSVLVDRWAQLNRKASELRDTWSEVATEAMTAELRELQAKAVRDGTSEEQMVELGQAQGGGGRGGGRREEGAKVAARAEFPVREGARVAAREATRATMVREQLEVALWPLERLVAACVEATAFPRELLFLLGDIKATLEASPDVPDALVAKVAEAEPLWEANTHLAKGHLLGIIDDILNYYSKGGRARPSAREVDKWCQIAMEDVSRLLRPLERPQRILKLSELSPAPLQAQVTVVSTLGELLDTLPRRDEEMLLLLMPPGCLHEDLSKFTRELWETMRCANCVWSHCYDPDSVAYRVTSLSRALAAYESTPWTTWRNVTMTARAWPVWVLADSWDEVARRAAKLRDACRAVVAEAASEEATATTRVRKLREKAARDGTAQENVAGLGQALGGEKGAEVVAGHGGQVREQATVAATQATRAIRRRQRLEAALGLLERLVAACDEATAFPRELQRRVGDIETALEDTNEASPKVPEDLVAKVAEAEWLWEATTCLGKDHLLGAVDHIVKFCFNFGDNSYTGVDERCRRAMKDIPRLLRPRERPQGVPKAFPLSKELQELFLALLQPQVTVVATLGELLDTLPRRDEEMLVLMSPGCPYWDLEEFTNDLWATMSCIDDTCRRHNVTSDDGDPVTSLSRALAAYKSTPGTPRKRVTTAASEWHQSVDTLEQSWAQVARKASELRDIYRKVASEAAKRAATTAARARGLKAWVALYGTAQENVVELDQALGWEGKFRRKAVVAASEATRATTVTQQLEAALGLLQRLVAACDKATAFPRELQRRLGDIEAALEGTNEASPDVPEDLVAKVAVAERLWEANARLAEDHLLGTLGDIIGVHFTCGPTGPSVCGVTKRCQRATKDIPNLLGPPENVQTIPKVSPVSTELQERCSALLQAQVTVVATLGELLDTLPRQDKEIPLPVSAVSLYWDLVDFTENLLVTLYCVDDAWWHRNVTDNDDDNPPTCDDGDHLISLSQALAAYQSTEWTAWHHVTMAAGKWQRSVAVLVERWAQLARRATKLHSTCREVATEAATKAATIATRARELQEKGARDGTAQGNMVGLGQALGGEEGAEVVAGHGAQVRRDAMVAASEATRATVVTQRLDAALGLLQRLVAACDEAAAFPRELQRRVGKIKTTVEGTNEASPKVPEGLVAKVAEAEQLWEANARLAKGHLLGAVPDTIKFLFDGGPDSPCEVAKEWCQRATEDIPRLLRPPECPQSVPEVSPLSPAMLQPQVTVVATLGKVLATLPTLEEEETLLLESPGRLHRGLKEFTMELWDTRYCIEDTWRRHIVTEDRDGGVTSLSQALAAYRSTPRITWLRVTMAGEWQGLVAALVASWAQLVRKATELRDTCRDLATKAADRAGTATSQGRELQAQAARDGTALERTGELAQALGGEEGAEGAARPQSPVREEAMVAASEARRVRQRLWAALGLLQRLVAACRKGTAFPRELQRLLRDTRAALQGTNEGSPTIPEDLVAKVAVAERLWEANARLAKGHLLGIIDDILNFYSKGGHARPSAHEVDEWCQRAAEEIRNLLQG